A genomic stretch from Komagataeibacter xylinus includes:
- a CDS encoding ABC transporter permease produces the protein MAQKSLASLSEQQMLLSRRLSLPIIKRLFSPFPRFVASGALPVRAVIRRLMSSLMTVLFLSALTFLLVRLAPGSIVDSILGMTERTAEQAAAVRAAYHLDDPLFVQYLRWLGGIARGDFGQSFMLNEPVIDVIRRDFPVSIFLSAYSFVFSMIVGFLLGVIAALRHGWCGRAVLVAITFASSIPTFANGLMLLWLFGIMVPLFPVIGLGNPTFLSRVYHLTLPAIALSIPGAAILARTLAHVLHVIYHEEFVLFARSRGIDPVRIFMAYGLRNALVPVISVLGLVISTTLVGSVLVEMTFSLHGLGMALVDAIENKDGALVQGITMIVAITIVTMNALLDIVCYFADPRMREKKS, from the coding sequence GTGGCACAAAAATCCCTTGCGTCTTTATCTGAACAGCAGATGTTATTGAGCAGACGCTTGTCTCTGCCCATCATAAAAAGACTGTTCAGCCCGTTTCCACGTTTCGTAGCATCAGGGGCACTGCCGGTCAGGGCGGTTATCCGTCGCCTGATGAGTTCCCTCATGACGGTTTTATTTCTTTCAGCCCTGACATTTTTATTGGTACGACTGGCTCCCGGTTCAATTGTTGACAGTATTCTTGGCATGACCGAACGTACGGCGGAACAGGCTGCGGCGGTACGCGCCGCGTATCATCTTGATGATCCCCTGTTCGTGCAATACCTGCGCTGGCTTGGTGGGATTGCGAGGGGAGACTTCGGGCAGTCCTTTATGTTGAACGAGCCTGTTATTGACGTAATACGCAGGGACTTTCCCGTTTCTATTTTCCTTTCAGCATATAGCTTTGTTTTTTCCATGATTGTCGGGTTTTTACTTGGTGTCATCGCGGCGCTTAGGCATGGATGGTGTGGTCGGGCGGTGCTTGTGGCCATTACGTTTGCTTCGTCCATTCCCACCTTCGCCAACGGGTTGATGCTTCTCTGGCTATTTGGAATCATGGTACCCCTGTTTCCTGTTATTGGCCTGGGTAATCCGACCTTTCTGTCGCGTGTCTATCATCTGACGCTGCCCGCCATTGCGCTCAGTATTCCGGGGGCGGCCATTCTCGCACGGACACTCGCCCATGTCCTGCATGTCATTTATCATGAGGAATTCGTTCTTTTTGCCCGAAGCCGGGGTATCGACCCTGTGCGGATATTCATGGCGTATGGCCTGCGTAATGCGCTGGTTCCCGTTATTTCGGTGCTGGGTCTGGTCATTTCCACCACCTTGGTCGGTTCGGTTCTGGTCGAGATGACGTTCAGCCTTCACGGGCTGGGCATGGCCCTGGTTGACGCCATCGAAAACAAGGATGGCGCCCTGGTTCAGGGGATTACGATGATTGTTGCGATCACCATTGTTACGATGAACGCGCTGCTTGATATCGTCTGCTATTTCGCCGATCCCAGAATGCGTGAAAAGAAAAGCTGA